The following are from one region of the Camelus dromedarius isolate mCamDro1 chromosome 16, mCamDro1.pat, whole genome shotgun sequence genome:
- the VEZF1 gene encoding vascular endothelial zinc finger 1 isoform X2 produces MEANWTAFLFQAHEASHHQQQAAQNSLLPLLSSAVEPPDQKPLLPIPITQKPQAAPETLKDAIGIKKEKPKTSFVCTYCSKAFRDSYHLRRHESCHTGIKLVSRPKKTPTTVVPLISTIAGDSSRTSLVSTIAGILSTVTTSSSGTNPSSSASTTAMPVTQSVKKPSKPVKKNHACEMCGKAFRDVYHLNRHKLSHSDEKPFECPICNQRFKRKDRMTYHVRSHEGGITKPYTCSVCGKGFSRPDHLSCHVKHVHSTERPFKCQTCTAAFATKDRLRTHMVRHEGKVSCNICGKLLSAAYITSHLKTHGQSQSINCNTCKQGISKTCMSEETSSQKQQQQQQQQQQQQQQQQHVSSWPGKQVETLRLWEEAVKARKKEAANLCQTSTAATTPVTLTTPFNITSSVSSGTMSNPVTVAAAMSMRSPVNVSSAVNITSPMNIGHPVTITSPLSMTSPLTLTTPVNLPTPVTAPVNIAHPVTITSPMNLPTPMTLAAPLNIAMRPVESMPFLPQALPTSPPW; encoded by the exons ATGGAGGCCAACTGGACCGCGTTCCTGTTCCAG GCCCATGAAGCCTCCCATCACCAACAGCAGGCAGCACAGAACAGCTTGCTGCCCCTCCTGAGCTCTGCTGTGGAGCCCCCTGATCAGAAACCATTGCTTCCAATACCAATAACTCAGAAACCTCAGGCTGCTCCAGAAACATTAAAGGATGCCATtgggattaaaaaagaaaaacccaaaacttCCTTTGTGTGCACTTACTGCAGTAAAGCTTTCAGGGACAGCTATCACCTGAGGCGCCACGAGTCCTGCCACACAGGCATCAAGTTGGTGTCCCGGCCAAAGAAAACCCCCACCACGGTGGTTCCCCTTATCTCCACCATCGCTGGGGACAGCAGCCGAACTTCGTTGGTCTCAACCATTGCAGGCATCTTGTCAACAGTCACTACATCTTCCTCGGGCACCAACCCCAGCAGCAGTGCCAGCACCACAGCTATGCCTGTGACCCAGTCTGTCAAGAAACCCAGTAAGCCTGTCAAGAAGAACCATGCTTGTGAGATGTGTGGGAAGGCCTTCCGAGACGTGTACCACCTCAATCGGCACAAGCTCTCCCATTCGGACGAAAAGCCTTTCGAGTGTCCTATTTGTAATCAGCGCTTCAAGAGGAAGGACCGGATGACTTACCATGTGAGGTCTCATGAAGGAGGCATCACCAAACCCTATACTTGCAGTGTTTGTGGGAAAGGCTTCTCGAG GCCTGACCACTTAAGCTGTCACGTAAAACATGTCCATTCAACAGAAAGACCCTTCAAATGCCAA ACATGCACTGCTGCCTTTGCCACCAAAGACAGACTGCGGACACACATGGTGCGCCACGAAGGCAAGGTATCCTGTAACATCTGCGGAAAGCTCCTGAGTGCAGCATACATCACCAGCCACTTAAAGACGCACGGGCAGAGCCAAAGCATCAACTGTAATACATGTAAACAAGGCATCAGTAAAA CATGCATGAGCGAGGAGACCAGcagccagaagcagcagcagcagcagcaacagcagcagcagcagcagcagcagcagcagcacgtGAGCAGCTGGCCGGGGAAGCAGGTGGAGACACTGAGGCTGTGGGAAGAAGCTGTCAAAGCAAGGAAGAAAG AAGCTGCTAACCTGTGCCAAACCTCCACGGCTGCTACGACACCTGTGACTCTCACTACTCCATTCAATATAACGTCCTCTGTGTCGTCTGGGACTATGTCAAACCCAGTCACAGTGGCAGCTGCAATGAGCATGAGAAGTCCAGTAAATGTTTCAAGTGCAGTTAATATAACCAGCCCAATGAACATAGGGCACCCTGTAACTATAACCAGTCCATTATCCATGACCTCTCCTTTAACACTCACTACCCCAGTcaacctccccacccctgtcactGCTCCAGTGAATATAGCACACCCTGTCACGATCACGTCTCCGATGAACCTGCCCACGCCTATGACGTTAGCCGCCCCTCTCAATATAGCAATGAGGCCTGTAGAGAGCATGCCTTTCTTACCCCAAGCTTTGCCTACATCACCACCTTGGTAA
- the VEZF1 gene encoding vascular endothelial zinc finger 1 isoform X4, with amino-acid sequence MAAHEASHHQQQAAQNSLLPLLSSAVEPPDQKPLLPIPITQKPQAAPETLKDAIGIKKEKPKTSFVCTYCSKAFRDSYHLRRHESCHTGIKLVSRPKKTPTTVVPLISTIAGDSSRTSLVSTIAGILSTVTTSSSGTNPSSSASTTAMPVTQSVKKPSKPVKKNHACEMCGKAFRDVYHLNRHKLSHSDEKPFECPICNQRFKRKDRMTYHVRSHEGGITKPYTCSVCGKGFSRPDHLSCHVKHVHSTERPFKCQTCTAAFATKDRLRTHMVRHEGKVSCNICGKLLSAAYITSHLKTHGQSQSINCNTCKQGISKTCMSEETSSQKQQQQQQQQQQQQQQQQHVSSWPGKQVETLRLWEEAVKARKKEAANLCQTSTAATTPVTLTTPFNITSSVSSGTMSNPVTVAAAMSMRSPVNVSSAVNITSPMNIGHPVTITSPLSMTSPLTLTTPVNLPTPVTAPVNIAHPVTITSPMNLPTPMTLAAPLNIAMRPVESMPFLPQALPTSPPW; translated from the exons ATGGCA GCCCATGAAGCCTCCCATCACCAACAGCAGGCAGCACAGAACAGCTTGCTGCCCCTCCTGAGCTCTGCTGTGGAGCCCCCTGATCAGAAACCATTGCTTCCAATACCAATAACTCAGAAACCTCAGGCTGCTCCAGAAACATTAAAGGATGCCATtgggattaaaaaagaaaaacccaaaacttCCTTTGTGTGCACTTACTGCAGTAAAGCTTTCAGGGACAGCTATCACCTGAGGCGCCACGAGTCCTGCCACACAGGCATCAAGTTGGTGTCCCGGCCAAAGAAAACCCCCACCACGGTGGTTCCCCTTATCTCCACCATCGCTGGGGACAGCAGCCGAACTTCGTTGGTCTCAACCATTGCAGGCATCTTGTCAACAGTCACTACATCTTCCTCGGGCACCAACCCCAGCAGCAGTGCCAGCACCACAGCTATGCCTGTGACCCAGTCTGTCAAGAAACCCAGTAAGCCTGTCAAGAAGAACCATGCTTGTGAGATGTGTGGGAAGGCCTTCCGAGACGTGTACCACCTCAATCGGCACAAGCTCTCCCATTCGGACGAAAAGCCTTTCGAGTGTCCTATTTGTAATCAGCGCTTCAAGAGGAAGGACCGGATGACTTACCATGTGAGGTCTCATGAAGGAGGCATCACCAAACCCTATACTTGCAGTGTTTGTGGGAAAGGCTTCTCGAG GCCTGACCACTTAAGCTGTCACGTAAAACATGTCCATTCAACAGAAAGACCCTTCAAATGCCAA ACATGCACTGCTGCCTTTGCCACCAAAGACAGACTGCGGACACACATGGTGCGCCACGAAGGCAAGGTATCCTGTAACATCTGCGGAAAGCTCCTGAGTGCAGCATACATCACCAGCCACTTAAAGACGCACGGGCAGAGCCAAAGCATCAACTGTAATACATGTAAACAAGGCATCAGTAAAA CATGCATGAGCGAGGAGACCAGcagccagaagcagcagcagcagcagcaacagcagcagcagcagcagcagcagcagcagcacgtGAGCAGCTGGCCGGGGAAGCAGGTGGAGACACTGAGGCTGTGGGAAGAAGCTGTCAAAGCAAGGAAGAAAG AAGCTGCTAACCTGTGCCAAACCTCCACGGCTGCTACGACACCTGTGACTCTCACTACTCCATTCAATATAACGTCCTCTGTGTCGTCTGGGACTATGTCAAACCCAGTCACAGTGGCAGCTGCAATGAGCATGAGAAGTCCAGTAAATGTTTCAAGTGCAGTTAATATAACCAGCCCAATGAACATAGGGCACCCTGTAACTATAACCAGTCCATTATCCATGACCTCTCCTTTAACACTCACTACCCCAGTcaacctccccacccctgtcactGCTCCAGTGAATATAGCACACCCTGTCACGATCACGTCTCCGATGAACCTGCCCACGCCTATGACGTTAGCCGCCCCTCTCAATATAGCAATGAGGCCTGTAGAGAGCATGCCTTTCTTACCCCAAGCTTTGCCTACATCACCACCTTGGTAA
- the VEZF1 gene encoding vascular endothelial zinc finger 1 isoform X1, producing the protein MEANWTAFLFQAHEASHHQQQAAQNSLLPLLSSAVEPPDQKPLLPIPITQKPQAAPETLKDAIGIKKEKPKTSFVCTYCSKAFRDSYHLRRHESCHTGIKLVSRPKKTPTTVVPLISTIAGDSSRTSLVSTIAGILSTVTTSSSGTNPSSSASTTAMPVTQSVKKPSKPVKKNHACEMCGKAFRDVYHLNRHKLSHSDEKPFECPICNQRFKRKDRMTYHVRSHEGGITKPYTCSVCGKGFSRPDHLSCHVKHVHSTERPFKCQFSSLMQTCTAAFATKDRLRTHMVRHEGKVSCNICGKLLSAAYITSHLKTHGQSQSINCNTCKQGISKTCMSEETSSQKQQQQQQQQQQQQQQQQHVSSWPGKQVETLRLWEEAVKARKKEAANLCQTSTAATTPVTLTTPFNITSSVSSGTMSNPVTVAAAMSMRSPVNVSSAVNITSPMNIGHPVTITSPLSMTSPLTLTTPVNLPTPVTAPVNIAHPVTITSPMNLPTPMTLAAPLNIAMRPVESMPFLPQALPTSPPW; encoded by the exons ATGGAGGCCAACTGGACCGCGTTCCTGTTCCAG GCCCATGAAGCCTCCCATCACCAACAGCAGGCAGCACAGAACAGCTTGCTGCCCCTCCTGAGCTCTGCTGTGGAGCCCCCTGATCAGAAACCATTGCTTCCAATACCAATAACTCAGAAACCTCAGGCTGCTCCAGAAACATTAAAGGATGCCATtgggattaaaaaagaaaaacccaaaacttCCTTTGTGTGCACTTACTGCAGTAAAGCTTTCAGGGACAGCTATCACCTGAGGCGCCACGAGTCCTGCCACACAGGCATCAAGTTGGTGTCCCGGCCAAAGAAAACCCCCACCACGGTGGTTCCCCTTATCTCCACCATCGCTGGGGACAGCAGCCGAACTTCGTTGGTCTCAACCATTGCAGGCATCTTGTCAACAGTCACTACATCTTCCTCGGGCACCAACCCCAGCAGCAGTGCCAGCACCACAGCTATGCCTGTGACCCAGTCTGTCAAGAAACCCAGTAAGCCTGTCAAGAAGAACCATGCTTGTGAGATGTGTGGGAAGGCCTTCCGAGACGTGTACCACCTCAATCGGCACAAGCTCTCCCATTCGGACGAAAAGCCTTTCGAGTGTCCTATTTGTAATCAGCGCTTCAAGAGGAAGGACCGGATGACTTACCATGTGAGGTCTCATGAAGGAGGCATCACCAAACCCTATACTTGCAGTGTTTGTGGGAAAGGCTTCTCGAG GCCTGACCACTTAAGCTGTCACGTAAAACATGTCCATTCAACAGAAAGACCCTTCAAATGCCAA ttttcctccCTCATGCAGACATGCACTGCTGCCTTTGCCACCAAAGACAGACTGCGGACACACATGGTGCGCCACGAAGGCAAGGTATCCTGTAACATCTGCGGAAAGCTCCTGAGTGCAGCATACATCACCAGCCACTTAAAGACGCACGGGCAGAGCCAAAGCATCAACTGTAATACATGTAAACAAGGCATCAGTAAAA CATGCATGAGCGAGGAGACCAGcagccagaagcagcagcagcagcagcaacagcagcagcagcagcagcagcagcagcagcacgtGAGCAGCTGGCCGGGGAAGCAGGTGGAGACACTGAGGCTGTGGGAAGAAGCTGTCAAAGCAAGGAAGAAAG AAGCTGCTAACCTGTGCCAAACCTCCACGGCTGCTACGACACCTGTGACTCTCACTACTCCATTCAATATAACGTCCTCTGTGTCGTCTGGGACTATGTCAAACCCAGTCACAGTGGCAGCTGCAATGAGCATGAGAAGTCCAGTAAATGTTTCAAGTGCAGTTAATATAACCAGCCCAATGAACATAGGGCACCCTGTAACTATAACCAGTCCATTATCCATGACCTCTCCTTTAACACTCACTACCCCAGTcaacctccccacccctgtcactGCTCCAGTGAATATAGCACACCCTGTCACGATCACGTCTCCGATGAACCTGCCCACGCCTATGACGTTAGCCGCCCCTCTCAATATAGCAATGAGGCCTGTAGAGAGCATGCCTTTCTTACCCCAAGCTTTGCCTACATCACCACCTTGGTAA
- the VEZF1 gene encoding vascular endothelial zinc finger 1 isoform X3, with product MAAHEASHHQQQAAQNSLLPLLSSAVEPPDQKPLLPIPITQKPQAAPETLKDAIGIKKEKPKTSFVCTYCSKAFRDSYHLRRHESCHTGIKLVSRPKKTPTTVVPLISTIAGDSSRTSLVSTIAGILSTVTTSSSGTNPSSSASTTAMPVTQSVKKPSKPVKKNHACEMCGKAFRDVYHLNRHKLSHSDEKPFECPICNQRFKRKDRMTYHVRSHEGGITKPYTCSVCGKGFSRPDHLSCHVKHVHSTERPFKCQFSSLMQTCTAAFATKDRLRTHMVRHEGKVSCNICGKLLSAAYITSHLKTHGQSQSINCNTCKQGISKTCMSEETSSQKQQQQQQQQQQQQQQQQHVSSWPGKQVETLRLWEEAVKARKKEAANLCQTSTAATTPVTLTTPFNITSSVSSGTMSNPVTVAAAMSMRSPVNVSSAVNITSPMNIGHPVTITSPLSMTSPLTLTTPVNLPTPVTAPVNIAHPVTITSPMNLPTPMTLAAPLNIAMRPVESMPFLPQALPTSPPW from the exons ATGGCA GCCCATGAAGCCTCCCATCACCAACAGCAGGCAGCACAGAACAGCTTGCTGCCCCTCCTGAGCTCTGCTGTGGAGCCCCCTGATCAGAAACCATTGCTTCCAATACCAATAACTCAGAAACCTCAGGCTGCTCCAGAAACATTAAAGGATGCCATtgggattaaaaaagaaaaacccaaaacttCCTTTGTGTGCACTTACTGCAGTAAAGCTTTCAGGGACAGCTATCACCTGAGGCGCCACGAGTCCTGCCACACAGGCATCAAGTTGGTGTCCCGGCCAAAGAAAACCCCCACCACGGTGGTTCCCCTTATCTCCACCATCGCTGGGGACAGCAGCCGAACTTCGTTGGTCTCAACCATTGCAGGCATCTTGTCAACAGTCACTACATCTTCCTCGGGCACCAACCCCAGCAGCAGTGCCAGCACCACAGCTATGCCTGTGACCCAGTCTGTCAAGAAACCCAGTAAGCCTGTCAAGAAGAACCATGCTTGTGAGATGTGTGGGAAGGCCTTCCGAGACGTGTACCACCTCAATCGGCACAAGCTCTCCCATTCGGACGAAAAGCCTTTCGAGTGTCCTATTTGTAATCAGCGCTTCAAGAGGAAGGACCGGATGACTTACCATGTGAGGTCTCATGAAGGAGGCATCACCAAACCCTATACTTGCAGTGTTTGTGGGAAAGGCTTCTCGAG GCCTGACCACTTAAGCTGTCACGTAAAACATGTCCATTCAACAGAAAGACCCTTCAAATGCCAA ttttcctccCTCATGCAGACATGCACTGCTGCCTTTGCCACCAAAGACAGACTGCGGACACACATGGTGCGCCACGAAGGCAAGGTATCCTGTAACATCTGCGGAAAGCTCCTGAGTGCAGCATACATCACCAGCCACTTAAAGACGCACGGGCAGAGCCAAAGCATCAACTGTAATACATGTAAACAAGGCATCAGTAAAA CATGCATGAGCGAGGAGACCAGcagccagaagcagcagcagcagcagcaacagcagcagcagcagcagcagcagcagcagcacgtGAGCAGCTGGCCGGGGAAGCAGGTGGAGACACTGAGGCTGTGGGAAGAAGCTGTCAAAGCAAGGAAGAAAG AAGCTGCTAACCTGTGCCAAACCTCCACGGCTGCTACGACACCTGTGACTCTCACTACTCCATTCAATATAACGTCCTCTGTGTCGTCTGGGACTATGTCAAACCCAGTCACAGTGGCAGCTGCAATGAGCATGAGAAGTCCAGTAAATGTTTCAAGTGCAGTTAATATAACCAGCCCAATGAACATAGGGCACCCTGTAACTATAACCAGTCCATTATCCATGACCTCTCCTTTAACACTCACTACCCCAGTcaacctccccacccctgtcactGCTCCAGTGAATATAGCACACCCTGTCACGATCACGTCTCCGATGAACCTGCCCACGCCTATGACGTTAGCCGCCCCTCTCAATATAGCAATGAGGCCTGTAGAGAGCATGCCTTTCTTACCCCAAGCTTTGCCTACATCACCACCTTGGTAA